The DNA segment CGGTGGAATAAACCAGTCCACCTTCGTGCTTTTTACTCATTCAGTCCAGCCCGGGCGGATATTTGGTGAACATTTCCTGAACCACTTCGTCGATCAGCTTGCGCCGTGTTTCTGGTGACTGGTTTTCGTTCAGGTAACGCCTGCTGGCTGCACGCCAAATCACCTGGCGGCTTTGCGCATCAGCCAGTTCAATCACCAGTTTACCTTCGTTGACTTCACGCACCGGAGGTGGTGCCGACAGCCCCCAGCCAAAATTACCGGTACCAAACCCGAACCCCAGGCCCAAACCGCTTTGCTCAAGACGCTCTTCCTTTGCAATCTGCCAATTTACCAGCACGTCGGCCTCAGCAGCACTTACCGGCTTCATAGCCTTGCTTGCCAGCTCACGTTCCAGCGCGCTTTTTACACGGCTGCGTCGAGCGACAAGAAAGAATCGGAGCCGGCATCGTCGGCGTAGGCCCAAGTGTTGTAATCACCAAAAGCCGTAGCTGAATTATAATCCGTCACCACGTTGCTTGCGCAACCGGCCAGAGTCAGCGCGACAACTACACAGGTTACAAAGCGCATTAGTGGGTTCTCCTCAAATTAGCGGCTTGGTAGAGTATACGCGCTGCCCGGCAAGCGGGTCAGGTATCGAAATGAAAATTCAGTCCGCGGGCGTTGCAAAAACCAGCAAAATCCTCTGTCGCAGGTTCTGGCACGTCAACAGATACCGCCACTTGCTGGCCATAATTGATCTCGGTAATGGTCGCGTTGTGCCCTTCGCACCAATGCCGCAGAGGTTGTTCATCGGCAAAACCAATCACCGCCAAGGCTAGCTGGATGGGCTGATGCACTACCCGTTCTACCACCGACAGTACACTTTCTGCAGCGCCTGCGTAGGCCCGCACCAGGCCGCCTGCGCCCAGCTTTATGCCGCCAAAATAGCGAATGACCAATACCAGTACATCCCCCATGTCTTTATGCTGAATAACACTGAGTATCGGTTTTCCAGCGGTGCCAGAGGGCTCGCCGTCGTCGTTCATGGCAGCTTCGGCTGCCGAGCCAGGGCGGCCAATCTGGTACGCCCAGCAAATATGGCGGGCATCATTATGATCTGCCTGCGCCTGCGCCAGCCATTCATGAACCTCATCACGACTGTTTACCGGAGCCACGCGGGCTATAAACCGGCTCTTTTTAATTTCCGTGACCCGCTCCAGATAACCGGCGGGGACGGGGTAGTCTTTTTTCATTCGATTTTGCCTATTTTGCTCTTGACGGTGCTCTGGAGATTGGTGGTTCCAAATCGAGACATTGCAACGACGTAATTCGGGTTCTCAGAAGCTCAGCTGACCACAAACACTGGCAACTGGACCCTTACCACCAGACCTCCAGCAACCGCGTTGACGGCGGAAACCTCGCCATCGTGGGCAAAAATTGCTTTTTGTGCGATCGCTAGCCCCAGGCCCCAGCCCTGGCCACCACGGGATTGGTCGCTGCGGTAGAACGGTTCAAACAGGTGCGCCAGGGTTTCGTCTGACGCACCTGGGCCGCTATCGGTGAATTCAATCCATAACCGGTTGTCTGCAACCGTGGCCGCAACCGTCAAGGCTTGCCCTGGTGGCGTATGGTCCAGAGCATTCTGCAGAATATTATCAAAGGCTCGGCGCAACAGCCCGGCATCACCCAGAACCAGCACGTGAGTTGCCTGCTCGCTCGCATTCATTCGGCATTTCACATCCCGTTCACGGGCATACCCTGCTGCGTCTTGCAGCACAGCGCTTAATAGCTCCATAACAGCCACTGGCTGGCACGCAAACTGCTCGCCCTGGGCGGCCAACCGGTAAAGGGTCAACACCTCTTCGGTCATGGCTTCCAGGCGTTCGTTCTGGCGCAGTATGCTGTTTAGCAATGCACCATCACCACCGCCGTCCAGAGCCAGTTCAATGGCTACCCGCTGCCTTGCCAGTGGCGTGCGCAAATCGTGGGAAATATCCCGTAATAATTGCTGCTGGCGATCAAGAAGATCCAACAGCTGTGCCGTCATGGCATTAAATGCGCTGGCAAGAGCGCCAATCTCATCACGGCGTGAAGCAACCTTGGGGTCAACCCGCAGGCTTTTATCGCCGGCGGCAATAGCGCGAGCAGTGGCCTCCATGGTTTTTAACGGCTGAGACAGGCGCCGGGCAATCAGCCAGCAGGCCAGAGAAATCAGCACTACCGCAAAGCCGGCGTTAATGAATCTTAAAGACCCGGGGGTCAACCAGCCAGCGGATTTGCCGCGCGGCCAGGCAATCAACTTATAACTCCCTGCCAGTTCAATCACTGCGGGTTCCAAGGCAAACCAATGCGAACCCATTCGTTTACGAACGGAGGCCGGCAGGCTTCGACTATGGCCGGGCTCGCCGGAAGCCTCGGGCGCGGCCAGTATCAAGTGCAGGCCCAGGGTTCGGCCTTGCTGGCGCAAAAACTGGCGGGCCGCATCAGCGCCGCCGTTCTGGCTGAGCGCAAGCACTTCCTGGCCTAGTTCATACAGCCCAAGCTGGCGCGTCATCGCCTGCTGTTCTTGTGCCACCAGCAACCGTGACACCAGCTGTCCAGCTCCCAGCGTTAACGCCATGGCCAGCCAAACCATCAAAAAAATGCGCCAAAACAGTGACACCGTAAAACGTCGCTGCGGCTCGGCAGCTTCATCGGCGCCGCTATTGTTTGCGCTGTGAACTGGTTTCATGGCACTACCCGGTAGCTATAACCAAGCCCGCGCACGGTTTCGATGCGCGGCGGTTCTTCGTTGCCGAGTTTCTTGCGCAGATTGCTAATGTGCATATCCAGAGTGCGATCGTAAGTTTCAAGACGCCGGCCCAGCGCCCACTGCATCAGATCGGTTTTGCGTACCACACGGCCGGCGTGAGCCAGAAGCACTTGCAAAACTTCGTATTCGGTAGCGGTCAAGTCCAGCGGAGTGCCATTCTGGCGCACCCGCCTGTGGTCGGGCTCAAGGCGCAAATCACCG comes from the Marinobacter psychrophilus genome and includes:
- a CDS encoding HAMP domain-containing sensor histidine kinase translates to MKPVHSANNSGADEAAEPQRRFTVSLFWRIFLMVWLAMALTLGAGQLVSRLLVAQEQQAMTRQLGLYELGQEVLALSQNGGADAARQFLRQQGRTLGLHLILAAPEASGEPGHSRSLPASVRKRMGSHWFALEPAVIELAGSYKLIAWPRGKSAGWLTPGSLRFINAGFAVVLISLACWLIARRLSQPLKTMEATARAIAAGDKSLRVDPKVASRRDEIGALASAFNAMTAQLLDLLDRQQQLLRDISHDLRTPLARQRVAIELALDGGGDGALLNSILRQNERLEAMTEEVLTLYRLAAQGEQFACQPVAVMELLSAVLQDAAGYARERDVKCRMNASEQATHVLVLGDAGLLRRAFDNILQNALDHTPPGQALTVAATVADNRLWIEFTDSGPGASDETLAHLFEPFYRSDQSRGGQGWGLGLAIAQKAIFAHDGEVSAVNAVAGGLVVRVQLPVFVVS
- a CDS encoding YigZ family protein gives rise to the protein MKKDYPVPAGYLERVTEIKKSRFIARVAPVNSRDEVHEWLAQAQADHNDARHICWAYQIGRPGSAAEAAMNDDGEPSGTAGKPILSVIQHKDMGDVLVLVIRYFGGIKLGAGGLVRAYAGAAESVLSVVERVVHQPIQLALAVIGFADEQPLRHWCEGHNATITEINYGQQVAVSVDVPEPATEDFAGFCNARGLNFHFDT